The following proteins are encoded in a genomic region of Hydra vulgaris chromosome 05, alternate assembly HydraT2T_AEP:
- the LOC136080118 gene encoding uncharacterized protein LOC136080118: MSKSEELVSIAMMRELLNIQKETILSFFHEALSNINERFDNFQSSFKEVRRELDEMKSGLNFVGDVFNDKARAVEEKINKVHDDLSNVRKMQGKISSDNIELKLKSVDIEDRNRRNNLRIDGVVENNEEKNWEITKKKVKQLFKDNLGIEKDIIIDRAHRVGVANDKRERTIVLKLRDYEDKKTILERATKLKGTNIFLNEDFSFTTRKIRKELFDQAKIHRQNGYFAKVVYNKLIVLEFRENTRNTDVIPTCVNE; encoded by the coding sequence atgtCTAAATCAGAAGAGTTAGTTTCGATTGCTATGATGAGAGAGCTactaaatattcaaaaagaaacaattttgtctttttttcatGAAGCATTATCGAACATAAATGAGAGGTTTGATAACTTTCAATCTAGTTTTAAAGAAGTTCGGCGAGAACTCGACGAAATGAAATCTGGATTAAATTTTGTTGGCGATGTATTCAACGATAAAGCTAGAGCAGTTgaggaaaaaattaataaagttcacGATGATTTATCAAATGTACGAAAAATGCAGGGTAAAATATCTTCTGACAATAttgagttaaaattaaaaagcgtTGATATTGAAGACCGTAACAGAAGAAACAATTTAAGAATTGACGGGGTCGTTGAAAATAACGAAGAAAAGAATTGGGAAATCACAAAGAAAAAGGTAAAGCAACTATTTAAAGATAATCTTGGTattgaaaaagatattataattGATCGGGCTCATCGAGTGGGAGTAGCTAATGATAAACGAGAACGAACAATTGTCTTGAAGCTCCGGGATTACGAggacaaaaaaacaattttggaaagagcaacaaaattaaaaggaacTAATATCTTTCTAAATGAAGATTTTAGTTTTACCACGCGAAAAATTCGAAAAGAACTTTTTGATCAGGCGAAGATACATCGTCAAAATGGCTATTTTGCAAAAGTTGTTTACAACAAACTAATTGTTCTCGAATTTCGAGAAAACACCCGCAACACAGATGTTATTCCGACATGCGTAAACGAGTAA